The stretch of DNA TGTTTTATGGATGATTTTCGGAAAAGAAAGCCCAAAAGAAATCGGGTTGCCTACATTTGAACAAGAGGATAAGAACTCATTCATCCCTACTAAAGTTTCTTGGCGTGAGTTTCTTCCGCATCTTTTTTCTAAAAATTTTATTTTTACCGTTTTGTGTGCAGGTTGTGCCTATTGGTTACTGTCTGTTCAAGCCGTTTGGTTTCCAGCCTACTTTACCAAAATTCAACATTTTGATGGAAAAATATTAAAAATGGCAGTGTCTTTGCCTTTTCTCTTCGCTGCCATTTGCCAAATTGGATTTGCCTTGATTTCAGATCGGCTTTATCGCAAAACAGGAGATATTCGAAAAGCACGAGTAAATCTTGCAGGTATTTCAATGGTGCTATCCGCAATTTGTTTATATCTTGGAAGTGTCATGAATTCAAGTGCAATGTCCATCTTGTTCTTCATCCTCGCTCCTGGTTTTGCGATTGTTATTCTATCACTCGCACCCGCCATGTTAATGGATTTCTTTTCTACCAAAAACATTGGAAAAGCACAAGGGACATATGTTGCTCTTTCTAGTTCAACAAGTATTATTGCTCCAGTTATATTCGGGAATTTTATCGAAAATTCAGGAACTGAGGCAATTGGATATGGTTATGGCTTCCTAGTAACTGCATTGGTTATGTTTGTTTTCGGATTATTGTTTTGGGCCATTGTACGTCCTGCCAAGCAAACTGACACAACGATAAATGTAGAGGAACAAGTGATTATATAAAAAGTATGTTTTAATCGGGGAGGGAAAGAAAATGTGTAAAAATAAAAAGGCCGTTGATGGAATGGATTGTTGTGTAGATTGTCATGAAGAATTAGCCATTATGGAGCGAAATCGCAGTAACTGCTGGAATTGTCAGGATAAAATATCTGAGACTTACGCTGATGATCATGTTGATGAGGATGATAGAGTTAAATCGGTTGTATGATAGAAAATGAATTTATGATATTTAGCAACAATTCTATACATAAGTACCGACTATTGGCATCTTGTTGGTGTGTGTAGAAATGGAATAATAAAATGGATGAAGCCATGGCGAATGGCTGCACGATTAAAAGGGCCTCCAATAATGGAGGTCCTTGATTATTTTTTATTCCTAGGGTTTTGAATATAAGTAATAATTACTTACAAATTAGAATTTTTAATTTTATATAATTATTACTTATGAGTATATTATTATTATAATATTAAAATTATTACAAATAGCTAAAATTTTAATGATGTAAGGAGTGAAAAGATTGGCTGGTAAAGGTAAGAGAATCACAGAGTTTAATGAAGCGATTCAAGATATTCAAGATGGTGCAACCATCATTGTTGGCGGGTTCGGACTATCGGGAATTCCCGAGAATCTGATCCTGGCGTTAGTGGAAAAGGGTACAAAGGACTTAACGATTGTTAGTAACAATTGTGGGGTCGATGATTGGGGACTGGGTCTTCTCCTGGCAAATAAGCAGATTAAGAAAATGGTAGCAAGCTATGTGGGGGAGAACAAGATCTTTGAAAAGCAATTTTTAAGTGAAGAATTGGAAGTAGAGCTTGTTCCCCAGGGGACACTGGCTGAAAGAATTCGGGCAGGAGGAGCTGGCATCCCTGGATTCTATACGCCGACCGGCGTTGGTACCCAGATTGCGGAGGGCAAAGAACTTCGACATTTTAATGGGAGACCACATATTCTTGAAAAAGGGATTATAGGTGATTTTGCATTTGTGAAGGCATGGAGAGGCGACTTGTTAGGAAATCTAGTTTACCGGAAAACAGCGCGCAATTTTAATCCACTCGCTGCAACGGCAGGAAGGGTTACAATTGCAGAGGTGGAGCAAATGGTTGAAGTGGGTAATCTTGATCCGGATGAGATTCATACTCCTGGGATTTATGTCCAAAGGATATTGGAAGGAAAGAATTATGTGAAAAGAATTGAACGCCGTACCGTCATACCTACTAAAATCACCATTGAAGGGTAATACCTGAAAAAATTACAAAGCAGTTTTTCTAGGGGGAATATATTGTGATGGATACCAGGACAAAAATCATTAAGCGTGCGGTTCAAGAGATTCAAAATGGAATGAATGTAAATCTGGGAATTGGAATACCTACGTTACTCGCGAACGAAATCCCGAGTGATGTTCATGTATTATTACAATCAGAAAATGGCTTGCTTGGGATCGGACCATATCCGGTTGAAGGGATGGAGGACCCTGACCTTATAAACGCAGGGAAGGAAACGGTTACTGCTGTAATCGGTGGATCGTTCTTTGATAGTGCAGAGTCTTTTGCCATGATTCGAGGAGGACATATTGATTTGGCCATCCTTGGTGGTATGGAGGTATCTGAACAAGGGGACTTGGCAAATTGGATGATCCCTGGAAAAATGATCAAGGGTATGGGAGGAGCGATGGATCTTGTCCATGGTGCCAAAAGAGTTGTCGTCATAATGGAACACACCAATAAATACAATGAATCGAAGATCAAAAATAGTTGTACTCTTCCATTGACGGGGCAAAAGGTTGTCCATCGATTGATTACGGATTTGGCTGTGTTCGATTTTACAACTGAGGGCATGATTCTTATGGAAACTCAAGAAGGTGTTACAATTAATGAAGTTATTGAAAAGACGGAGGCTTCCTTTACAATCAGTCCTAATCTGTATTGTGTTAAAGGGATCTACAAAAGGCTTCGATAACAATTTAAAAGAGATATACTAATAGATTCATTTAAAAAGAGAAGCACTAAGGCCATTTTGGACGAAATTGCTTCTCTTTATTTGTCTTAACTTTTAATAATTTCAGATTTTAGATAATGAATATATTTGTTGGCAAAATTGGATAAATGTTTATTTTCCGATCGAACTAACCCTAAAGAAATATTTACAGTGCTATGGTTCACCATATCAACCGGAATAATATCACCATTAATGACAGAGGGGTAATTTTTCATTACGAAATCAGGAGCAAATGAAATGGCCAGATTTTCTCTGACGGCCTGGAGAACACCATCCATATTATTGGATGTGAATAATATTTTCAAGGGCTTATATTTGTTAAAGAAATCTTGCACAAAATACTGCATAAATTCACCATTATAAGTGACGAGAGTTTGATCAAGTATATCATTTGGAGTTATGGTACCTAAGAATGCTAAAGGTGAATGCTTTGAAACATATACTTTCTGCTTCCCTTCAATGAGTGCTTCAAAAGCTATTCCTTCCATGTTTACGTTCAAATCCGTTGAATATGTAATTAGACCGAAATCAGTTTTATGTTGTCGAACATCTTCAATTACAGTAGAGCCACTTTTTTCTGCAACCTCTAAATTTACATGTGGATAATCATGACTAAACGCAGCTATAGCTTTTACTAGGAAAGTCATCAATCCTGGTAATGAAGATATTTTTAGTTCCCCAAATTCAGTCGAAGTAAGAAAATTGGCTGTCTCTTTTATTTCATCAAGTTTTTTCTGTACTTCGTAGGCAAGCTTTAGAATAATTCTGCCTTCATCGGTTGGGACAGCACCGTGTCCCCGCGAACGTTTAAGAATCTTAAGCCCTAACTCATTTTCTAGGTTGGTAATAGACTGGCTGATCGTGGATTGAGTCACATGAAGATTCTGTGCTGCTATAGATAGAGAATTGTATTTTGCTACTTCAACAATATAGAGGAATTGTTCAATGTTCATGGCTGGACCCCTTTTAAATATTAATCATACTTATTTACACATTAAAATATTTAATTTTATTTCATTATAATTTATTAGTATAATCAATATCAATAAGATTTTAAAATCTTTGAATATTCTAAACTCAAGGGGGAATATAAAATGTCATTAATACAATTGTTTGATTTAACAGGACAGACAGCAATCGTTACCGGTGGCGGAAGCGGGCTAGGGCGTGTAATGGCACTGGCTTTGGCAGAGGCAGGTGCAAACGTTGTAGTCTGTTCACGTCGTATAGAGGTTTGCGAAGAAGTTGTGAAAGAAATAAGAGCACTTGGAAGACAAGCACTTGCTCTTGCGGTGGATGTAACAAATCCTGAATCTGTTGTTCAAGGTTTGGAGAAAGCGGTTTCTCAATTTGGGAAAATTGGAATTTTAGTCAACAGCAGCGGAACGGTTTTTGAAACTCCTGCTACTGAAATGCCCTTAAAACAATGGCAAGCTATGCTTGATACAAATGTGACTGGTACATTCTTGATGTGTCAGGCTGTAGGAAAGCACATGATTGAAAACGCATACGGAAAAATCATTAACATTTCTTCTAGTATTGGTTTTAAAGGCGTTGATCCAGAAGCAGTAGATTCTGTAGGGTATACAACAAGTAAGGGTGCAGTTATGACTTTGACAAAGGATCTTGCAGTTAAGTGGGGTCGTCATGGAGTGTATGTGAATTCTATCGCTCCTGGAGTTTTCACTACTGGAATGAATAACCCAGAAATACCGGGAACACTTGTACACAAAGCAGGTCCTTTCATTGCTTCCCAAGTTCCAGTTAGAAGGTTAGGAAGTGATAATGACTTAGTAGGTGCGCTCCTTTACTTTGCTTCAGCAGCATCTAATTATTGTACCGGACAAATATTGGTTCTTGATGGGGGACTTGGGGCTAAGTAATTTTCATCTAAATAACGGGCTGTGTAAATTAATCAAACTTAATTGCAAATAAAAAATGTTAATTTTACTTAGCTGAAAATTAAAAATATACTGAGATTAATAAATTCGAAAAAGTTAATTAGCTGATTGTTTAATGTAAGCGTTAACAGAATGTGAATTTATAAAATAAACATTGGAAGAGGGGATT from Neobacillus sp. CF12 encodes:
- a CDS encoding MFS transporter, producing the protein MKTPKYSWIILLILVASGMVNQVDKIIIGLVSVPLMKELQLSPSQWGVVGSSFFWFFTISSLIIGGMADSKNTKKMFTWIMVVWLAVQFTTPFVSSLSLLMFSRMILGAGEGPAIAISTSIIGKWFPKHRHGIGFGAVLFGATIGPAIASPLLISLINQYGWRSAFITMGIVGFIVLVLWMIFGKESPKEIGLPTFEQEDKNSFIPTKVSWREFLPHLFSKNFIFTVLCAGCAYWLLSVQAVWFPAYFTKIQHFDGKILKMAVSLPFLFAAICQIGFALISDRLYRKTGDIRKARVNLAGISMVLSAICLYLGSVMNSSAMSILFFILAPGFAIVILSLAPAMLMDFFSTKNIGKAQGTYVALSSSTSIIAPVIFGNFIENSGTEAIGYGYGFLVTALVMFVFGLLFWAIVRPAKQTDTTINVEEQVII
- a CDS encoding CoA transferase subunit A — protein: MAGKGKRITEFNEAIQDIQDGATIIVGGFGLSGIPENLILALVEKGTKDLTIVSNNCGVDDWGLGLLLANKQIKKMVASYVGENKIFEKQFLSEELEVELVPQGTLAERIRAGGAGIPGFYTPTGVGTQIAEGKELRHFNGRPHILEKGIIGDFAFVKAWRGDLLGNLVYRKTARNFNPLAATAGRVTIAEVEQMVEVGNLDPDEIHTPGIYVQRILEGKNYVKRIERRTVIPTKITIEG
- a CDS encoding 3-oxoacid CoA-transferase subunit B, with the translated sequence MMDTRTKIIKRAVQEIQNGMNVNLGIGIPTLLANEIPSDVHVLLQSENGLLGIGPYPVEGMEDPDLINAGKETVTAVIGGSFFDSAESFAMIRGGHIDLAILGGMEVSEQGDLANWMIPGKMIKGMGGAMDLVHGAKRVVVIMEHTNKYNESKIKNSCTLPLTGQKVVHRLITDLAVFDFTTEGMILMETQEGVTINEVIEKTEASFTISPNLYCVKGIYKRLR
- a CDS encoding LysR family transcriptional regulator codes for the protein MNIEQFLYIVEVAKYNSLSIAAQNLHVTQSTISQSITNLENELGLKILKRSRGHGAVPTDEGRIILKLAYEVQKKLDEIKETANFLTSTEFGELKISSLPGLMTFLVKAIAAFSHDYPHVNLEVAEKSGSTVIEDVRQHKTDFGLITYSTDLNVNMEGIAFEALIEGKQKVYVSKHSPLAFLGTITPNDILDQTLVTYNGEFMQYFVQDFFNKYKPLKILFTSNNMDGVLQAVRENLAISFAPDFVMKNYPSVINGDIIPVDMVNHSTVNISLGLVRSENKHLSNFANKYIHYLKSEIIKS
- a CDS encoding SDR family NAD(P)-dependent oxidoreductase — protein: MSLIQLFDLTGQTAIVTGGGSGLGRVMALALAEAGANVVVCSRRIEVCEEVVKEIRALGRQALALAVDVTNPESVVQGLEKAVSQFGKIGILVNSSGTVFETPATEMPLKQWQAMLDTNVTGTFLMCQAVGKHMIENAYGKIINISSSIGFKGVDPEAVDSVGYTTSKGAVMTLTKDLAVKWGRHGVYVNSIAPGVFTTGMNNPEIPGTLVHKAGPFIASQVPVRRLGSDNDLVGALLYFASAASNYCTGQILVLDGGLGAK